The genomic segment tctttttaaattaagcgTGTCCTTGtgtccacctcccaccccacccttcaagctgtgtgtgtgttacacacgtGTTCGTAGTGTGCATAGAAGTCTAAGGATAACTTGGATGACAcacttctctccttccgccaCGTAGATCCTAGGTATCCAATTCATGTCTTCAGGATTGTCTGCAAGCCCCTCTACCAGGCTGAGCTGTATTGCTAGCCCTCCTTCCTTAGACTTTCCAGCCAGGGAGGCTGCATAAGGGTGGGAGGCTGCAAGGTGAGAGTAGGGCACCCTGCTCCTCTCCTGCTGGACAGCGCTCCCTCACTGCCAAGACCAGGACTGACCGAGTAGGCTCCAGATTGTTTGAAGGAGTGTGGGGCTCTTTGTTTGGAATGGGGACAGTATCTAGCCCTCAGAGTGGCTTTTCCCCTAAAGCCTTTTATGAGCCCATGCTCATGAGTATGTGAAGACTGCAGGTtgtatctttctcttttgctctcaaCTTTAttgctttttcagtttttgtgTCTATGCATATATGAGTGTGGACACACGGAGGTCAGAGAAAACCTCAGATGTTGGTCCTTCCaccttgttggagacagggtctcttgctggagGCATCATTCATCAGGCTGACTGGTCCATGAGCtcccaggggtcctcctgtctctacctcccaactcTCTGTAGGAACACCATGCATCTATCtatacatgggttctggggattagaactcaggtcctcatgcatgtgcagcaagcactttacctactgagccatctctccagccatctgcTTAAACCAGGAGTTCACCAATTTTGCTAGATTGGATGACCAGCAAGTCTCTGGGATATTCCTTTTTCTACCTCCATAGTGCTAGGGTTATATCTACCTCCCCAGGCAGAAATGCTTGGCTCTTACGTGAGTATTGGTGAGTATTGGGACTTGATCTCAGGTCCTGTGTTTGTGCAGCCAGCACTTTTCTGACTGAGCCCTCTACACTGCCCtacaaaatgttatttaaaaataaatactgaggGCAGGACTACAGGGATTGTGCGTGCTAAGCATGTCCTGTGCTTATGtcaggtgctggagaggtggctcaacagttaagtgCACACACTACCTTTGTAGAGGCCCTGAGTGTAATTCCCAACACGTGTTAGGTGACTCACAggtacctgtaactctagcttcaggggatctgacaccttctagACCCTGGGCACCTACATCCAAGGGTACACAGCATCATTCCTCCCACCCTACACATatacagataataataaaaataacatgacggtgtaagccaggcatggtcGTGCGTGCgtacaatcctagcacttagaataagataaaatgatggtgtaagccaggcatggtcatGTGTGCACAATCCTAACACTCAGAATAAGATAAAATGATGgtgtaagccaggcatggtcGTGCGTGTgcacaatcctagcactcagaaggttgaAGTGAAAGGATCCTTACCgcttcatttattcttttggtgTGCAGATCTGTGGCATTAATATCAATGCATTTACAGTTTTATGCCATTGTCACCACCCTCCCCTGTGCCCAGCCGAAGCCCTGAACCCGTTCAGCATTTGCCAACAGTTCTGTCCCAACTTCAGGTTTTTGTGTTCAGCCTGCCCCAACTCCTGGCTCCTCTGTAAGGAACATCCTACAGAGGTTTTATCTTTCttgtccccctccctccctgtgctgggacctgaactcaagtcctttagATGAGCCACAAGGACTCTCAACCaccgagctgtctctccagcccaagtccCTTTTTTAGCAGTACTGGTAGTTGAagacagggccttgtgcatgctaggaaagtgCTTGACCACTTGGCAGCATCTCCAGCCCTCTTGGGGCAGGGAATGGGgagcttgaacttctgatccttctgcacCTGctacctgagtgctaggattacgggTGTGTCCACCACGTCTGGTTTATGTGATACTgaggtcaaacccagggctttgtgagtGCTAGGCTGGCTCTCTGCCAGCTGTCTGTGCCTGACTTGTTACACTTGTCATCGCGTCCTCAGGGTCTGCACAGCCTCGGGGCAGCACTGGGCAGCACAGGTGCCCTGGGCCAGCCCATTTGTTGTCTCTCAGCAGCCACACAGAGTCACCCCAGATTCCAGGGTGCTTGGATTCTGGGTCACCCCATTGTCTGCCATGGTGTCTTAGCTACAGGGGAGAccgtctttctttctccttcctccagacTCCTGGCATCCTGCAGCGGATGGGGACTGCAGAGGCACACTGGTCCAACCTCCTGCCCAGCCAGTGATAGAAACCCAGGCACACCCCTGGACACtgcctgcccttcttcctctactCTGCCCTTCCTAGATGAACCCGCTTCCAAGAGTCTCCTACCCAGGCTCCTAAAGGAACCTGCCCCTGTTGCCCCTGCTGCTCACCAGCCTCAGAGATTGAACTTGCCTCTTCCCATATGGTGAGGGGCCTTCTGCCAGCAACTCTGTAGCCCTCTTCCCACCTTGAGCTTTTTTCTGAGGAACAGTTCTTGATGTAGGGGAAGGGGTTTAGGCTTGGTTTCCATTTAGTAGATGAGTCTGGGGTGCTGTGGGCACACCGCTGCTCTAGCCTGCCTGAGTGCATGTCTAGTACCTGTTTGGTTCCTGACCAGACCCAGCTCCCTGATTATGATTTCCAGACAGGTAATTTGAGTTTTTTTCTGTAGAGAAGTCATCTTGTTACAAGATTTACTGTGATGCTCTCCAAAATGGATCATTCCTCTATAGGACATGAGAGGCCCCAgtgccttgttttattttttaaggcatgGCCTCATGTAGCATAGGCTGACTCTGAACATGTATGTAGCCAGAAATGGCCTTAAATTTCTGaacctcttgcctccatctcccaagttttggggatcacaggcatgtggtactggggacagaacctagggcttcatgtgTGATTAATAATCACTCTGCCAGCTAAACCAAATCCTTAGTCCTTTTGTTGCTTCTGCAACAAGGTCTACAAGGtgtcccaggttggccttaaacttgccatcctcctgcctctgtttccagagtgctAGAATTGGAAGCATGGGCACTGCCGTGCCTGGTCCTGGTGGCTTCCTTACCTGGTTTGTAGTCCTGACAGTCCATCGCTACCATCCTTACCTCCTCACTGTATCCGTGCCTCACTGACCAATGACCACGCCTGTACATCTGTCCTAAGTTCATTGTACCCCGCAGCTGTGGGCTAGAGGTTGGGAGCCATCTAACTCACTGGTGTGAccaccctcttccttctcttctccctaagGATCTTTCCCAGATGTGAGAGTTCTTCCCTGGCACTACTGAAGCTATAGACCATAGCTAGGTGCTTGGGAACTCTAGGTCAGCTCAGCCCAGGCCCTGCCAGAACAGAGAGCCCTTGTCTCCCCTGCTTCCCAGGGCAAGACTGTCAGGTGAGTGTTGGGCCACCAGAGGGCGCCCCACTGAGGCAGACCAGGCTCAAGCTTCCTTGTCCTCTCACTCCCTTAGGGCTCTCCCCTACCCTGACTGACTTGGGTTAACTCATGGTGTGTTAACTCATGGTGTGCGTGGTCCCGTGTCTGGTTTAGGTGAGTTCTTCAGTGCCAAAATGACTCACCACCCAGATGGTGGCCTCTCACTGACCCAGTAAAGTGTTGTCCCCGTGAGTAACCTGCAGATGGTTACTTATGGCCCTGTCTGTGGCCCTACAGGTATTTGAACAGTACACACCTGGTCGTCCTTTTTCTGCTCATCCTTGACCTTTGAGAAGAATCTCGGCTCCACGATGGCAGCGGAGACACTCAACTTTGGACCTGAGTGGTGGGTTGCTCAAGCTCTGGCCCATGGGAAGAAGCTGGGGTAGTGGGGAAGGGCTACGTGgacctccctctcccttcttcctttctatgCCTGATCTAGGCTGAGGGCTCTTTCGAGTGGTGGCAGTGTGACCTCTCCACCCCCATCTCCTGCTATGCCCAAATACAAGCTAGCAGATTACCGCTATGGGCGAGAGGAGATGCTGGCCCTCTATGTCAAGGAGAATAAGGTGAGGTTTTGGAATGGGACTGGATTCCTTCCCCCATTTGCCTGATCAGTGAGTTGCCCCTGAGAGTATAGTGTATTGGGCCTCCTGCCCGTCACAGGTCCCCGAGGAACTGCAGGACAAGGAATTTGCTGCAGTGTTACAGGAGGAACCACTGCAACCTCTGGCCCTGGAGCCTCTGACTGAGGAGGAGCAGGTGGGGCTGGGCCCAGCCAGGCTGAGACAAATGGGCCTAGGGTGGTGGAAGGAGGAGCCGGGCTTGAGAGGATGGGGGTTGACTGAGTGATACGTCCTCACTCCGATCCCTGGCTCCCTCCTCAGAGAAACTTCTCCCTGTCAGTGAACAGTGTGGCTGTACtgaggctgatggggaaaggggCTGGGCCCCCTTTGGCTGCCACCTCCCGTGGCAGGGGCAGCACACGGAGCCGAGGTAGAGGATGACACCCCATGTTTTTTAGGGGAGGAGATGGGTAGAGTCGGAATGGGTGGTGCTAAGGATGTAGAGGGGCACTGGAAGGTCCCAAGCCCAGATGTGACCCCTCTTCCTTCAGGCCGTGGCCGTGGTGACAGCTGCTTTTACCAAAGAAGCATTGAGGAAGGGGATGGAGCCTTTGGACGCAATCCCCGGGAGATCCAGCGAAGccagagctgggatgacaggtgggGTGGAAAGATGAGGTAGGCAGGTAGGGCAGAGGAGTGGGCGCTGGGCTATTGGTGgggtgactgtggaggccagagccctCTGGGATCTGCCTGTTCCTTTCATTCTGGTTGTTTTGGGGATTCTGTTGTTTCCTCCCCAGCCTATGTCCCCTGGCTCCCCCTGCTCCACCTTAGAGCAGAGGGGATGATGTGTGTGCCTTGACCAGCATCTTTCTTCCACAGAGGTGAGAGGCGGTTTGAGAAGTCTGCAAGGAGGGATGGAGGTATGAGAGTGTTGAGTGTGGTGGCAGCTGAGGCGGGGAGGACAGGTGAGTTGTCATGGGCTTCTTCGGTGCTTATTGTCTGTTTCCCCCATGCCAGCACGATCTGGGtttgaggagggaggggctggcccAAGGAAGGAGCACGCACGCTCGGACAGTGAGAACTGGCGCTCACTGcgagaagagcaggaggaggacgGCAGCTGGAGACTCGGGGCAGGACCCCGGAGAGACAGCGATCGCTGGCGTTCCACCAGTCCTGGTGAGATGGGGCAAGGCGGGGTTCAGGAACTACTCCCTGAACGCGGCTGATGTTGGGGTAGAGGATGACCACGCATGTGAGGAATGGGAACATCCCAGGGGGGCCAAGTTAGGGGGGAAGGCCTGCTGAGCTGGAGAAGGCAGAGCCTGGTTTGCCTGGACACTagtttctatgtgttgttttgtttctttttccaactttctcttccaGATGGTGGTCCCCGCTCTGCTGGCTGGCGGGAGCATGGGGAGCGGAGGCGcaaatttgattttgatttgcGAGGGGATCGAGGAGGGTGTGGCGAAGAGGATGGGCGGGTTGGGGGAGGCAGCTCTCACCTCCGGAGATGCCGAGGGCTCGATGGTTTTGAAGATGACAAGGATGGGCTCCCTGAGTGGTGCCTGGACGACGAAGATGAGGAGATGGGCACCTTCGACGCCTCCGGGGCCTTCCTGCCTCTCAAGGTACCCTCTCGGGGACCAGGTGGGGTCGACGGGAGCTGTCCCCCAGCTGCTCTCCCACTGTCCACTCTGCCCTTTCTCACACAGAAGGGCCCCAAGGAACCTATTCCTGAGGAGCAAGAGCTTGATTTCCAGggcctggaggaagaggaggaggagccttCGGAAGGGGTGGATGAAGAGGGGCCTGAGGCAGGTGAGCCCTTAAAACCTTGCAGGGAGGCTGAGCTGTCTTCTAACCTTCAATGTCTGTGTGcctatgcatgcattcatgtccCGAGCCAGGACTCAAATGTATGGAGAGGGATCTCTGTCAGGTGTGAACAGAATGACCTTTGGAGCCCTTTAGAAGCTCTGGAGCCGGCAGGCACCCACACAGCCCTTACCACTTGTGGGTCCTAACTGTTACCTCACAGAGCAGGGCCAGGAGTCTGTGCACAGTGCAGACAGGTCGGTTCTCCACATCCATGCTTCATGCTTGGTTAGGGAGTTGACCAACATTGGAAAGGACAGACACGCCCCAGGGTCTGGGGCTGGTTGTGCACGTTCGCCACATGCACCCTCACTCACGTGTGCTTCCCCTGGTCCTCCATTTTGagcgtgtatgtatatgtatgaatgaatgtgtcacagtgtatggaggtcagaggacaaccatggGTACAGGTCCCTGCCCTTCATCTTGGCTGAGGCGGgctctctgttctttcccatgGTCTGTGCCCAGTTGGGCCTACGAACCGTTGAGCATtaatctcctgtctctgccttccatgttGTCATGGgaaaactggggttacagacactcCCAATTGTGGCGTTTGTATAGGCTCTTGGGATTTCAACACGGGCCCTCAAGTTTGGGAAGCAAACACTTATGTGCTGAGCCAACTTCTTAGCCCCTTTGGTTTTGAGTTCAAGTAGTCATCCGTTTCTTCCAGGTGGGAAGGAGGTGACCTCATTGCCTCCTCCTGAGAAACCTAGCTCCCCCTCTTCACTGCCTGCCTTGGGCCCTCTCTGGACGACGAGCGAGGATGGTGATGAGGTGGTGGAGAAAGAGCTTCCGGCAGCTGAAGGTAGAATGGCTGGAGCTGATGCGCAGGGAGTGCCAGGGCGTGGGGAGTGGTGGCTGTGGCCACAGCCTGTTTTCCTAGCAGGTAGAAGAGCCGCCTTGTCCCCTTTCCTGCCCCTCCCTActttctcatctcttctcccAGGAGACGAGATGAGGGGTCTGTCTCTGAGTCCTGCAGTCGGCTCGCCTCCTGGCCCACCTGGAGATCTAGAAGATGAAGAAGGCTTGAAGCACCTGCAGCAGGTTGTGGGgagggtgtgcctgtgtgtgcttgAGAGGCCTCCACTCGGGTCTGTCTGACAGGGCCCTGGCCTGACCTCCTGAGCCCAGCCTCTTTCTGATATTTGTGCTATCAGTTTACTCAAACTTGACTCTCTTTCTGgactcccaggaggcagagaagctgGTGGCCTCCTTGCAGGACAGCTCCTTGGAGGAGGAACAGTTTACGGCCACCATGCAGACCCAGGGCCTTCGCCACTCCACAGCCGCCACTGCCCTTCCCCTCAGCCATGGCGCTGCCCGAAAGTGGTTCTACAAGGACCCACAGGGGGAGATCCAAGGTAGCTGTGGGTAGCAGATTCCTAGGAGCGGATTTGATTGAGCAGACTTAAGTGTGTTCTCTGACCTGCAATCGCCACTTCCTAACCCTCTCACACCCTGTTCCAGGCCCCTTCACAACCcaggagatggctgagtggttccAGGCTGGCTACTTCTCCATGTCACTCCTAGTGAAGAGGGGCTGTGATGAGGGTTTTCAGCCTCTGGGAGAGGTGATCAAGATGTGGGGCCGCGTGCCCTTTGCCCCTGGGCCCTCGCCACCCCCGCTGCTGGTGAGCACTGTCTGCTCTGCAGGTTGCAGGGAAGGCCAGTGGGGGCAGCAGCAGGACCTTAGGCTTCCCCACAACCTCGTTTGCTAGGCCTGCTCCTGCTGGGCACACTCACAGGCATGCTCTGACCTCCTGCAGGGGAACATGGATCAGGAGCGGCTGAAGAAGCAGCAGGAGCTGGCTGCCGCGGCCCTGTACCAGCAGCTGCAGCACCAGCACTTTCTGCAGCTGGTCGGCAGGTATGGGGAGCTTCAGGGCGTGATGTGGGCATGGCAGTGGTCCTGGGTGGTCTACCATCTGAGCCCTGTCTGTCTGTAGCCGCCAGCTTCCGCAGTGCACGACGCTCCGGGAAAAGGCAGCTATGGGGGACCTGACGccgccgcagcagcagcagctcacgACATTCCTGCAGCAGCTCCAGGCTCTCAAAACCCCCAGGTCTGTTgcactgtgcgtgtgtgtgtgtgtgtgtgtgtgtgtgtgtgtgtgtgtgtgtgtgtgtgagagagagagagagagagagagagcacaacaGAGAATATGTGTGCTGGTGTGAGACAGGGAGGAAGTCAGGCTACAAGTGAATGCAGTGTCTTGAGGGCCAGTGTTCTGCTTCTCAGGGGTGGGGACCAGAACCTGCTCCCGACGATGAGCCGGTCCTTGTCGGTGCCAGATTCAGGCCCCCTCTGGGACTTACATACCTCAGCTTCATCACAGTCAGGTGAGTGCCAACCTGCCCCATGCCACATCCTGGTCCCTTTACCCTGAGTCCCTGCTGGTCGCACTCgggctctgcttcctgtctgggtgGTTCCGCTGGGCTCCGGCCTTTGCAGCTGCCTTTCCTCCTGCAGGTGGTGAGGCCAGTCTTTGGGACATACCCATTAACTCTTCGACTCAGGGTCCAATTCTAGAACAACTCCAGCTGCAACATAAAGTAAGTAGCAGGCTGGCCTGTCACAGGCTGGCTGAGCAGGTCAGCGCCCAGCTAACTAGCTCCTTGTCACCGCAGTTTCAAGAGCGCAGAGAAGTGGAGCTCAGGGCGAAGCGGGAGGAAGAGGAGCGCAAACGCCGTGAGGAGAAGCGCcgccagcagcagcaggaggagcagaagcggcggcaggaggaggaggagctttTTCGACGCAAGCAGGTTCAAGTCCCACCTGTCTCCTGGGCCTGCCTGTGTCTGGTGCCAGCCACCCACCAACACCCACCATGTCCTCACGTAGGTTAGGCAGCAGGAGCTGCTGCTGAAGCTgctacagcagcagcaggcaACGAATGTCCCCGTGCCCCCTGCACCGAGCTCCCCGCCCCCACTCTGGGCTGGCCTGGCCAAGCAGGGCCTGTCCATGAAGACTCTGCTGGAGCTGCAGATGGAAAGTGAGCGGCAGCTGCACAAGCAGCCTGCACCCCGGGATCCTCTGCGGGCCCAGGCCCCCAACCACCGAGTGGTAAGCAGCAGGGGTCTCAGGGAATCCTCCAATGCAGCTTCCAGAATCACTGGGGGTGGGAAGAGTATGTCCCTAAGCGCAGACTCCTAAAGCCGGAGATTTGGTTCTTTCCATTATTGGAAggatgcccctccccccactctttcCCTTTCCGTTAgcccctcctccccgcccccgaAATGAGCCTCCTTGCCTAGGTGGCCAGGGCTCCATTGTAGAGCCCCCTGACTTCCTGCCATTTGCAGCAGCTTGGGGGCTTGGGCACTGCCCCTCTGAACCAGTGGGTGTCTGAGGCTGGGCCACTGTGGGGCGGGCCAGACAAGAGTGGGGGCAGCAACAGTGGCAGCCTGGGACTCTGGGAAGACACCCTCAAGAGTGGCGGGAACCTGGCCCGAAGCCTGGGCCTAAAGAACAGTCGGAGCAGCCCGTCTCTCAGGTGGGTGAGACAACTGTTTAGCTTGGGTCTGTCAGGGAGGGGTGGGTGCTAAGCTCCTGGCTCACCTGTGGCCTCCAATTCCCCGCCTGCCTCAGTGACTCGTACAGCCACCTGTCAGGTCGCCCTGTTCGcaaaaagacagaagaggaagagaagttgCTGAAGCTGCTGCAGGGCATCCCTCGGCCCCAGGATGGCTTCACACAGTGGTGTGAGCAGATGCTACACACCCTGAGCACCACGGGCAGCCTGGATGGTAGGAAGGCAATCCTGGGAGGCCATGTTGGCACTGGGGACTCCAGACCTGTCCAGCATGCTTGACTGTCCCCTCCCCATAGTGCCCATGGCTGTAGCGATCCTCAAGGAGGTGGAGTCCCCCTATGATGTCCATGATTATATCCGTTCCTGCCTGGGGGACACGCTGGAAGCCAAAGAATTTGCCAAACAATTCCTGGAGCGGAGGGCCAAGCAGAAAGCTAgtcagcagcggcagcagcagcagcagcagcagcagcaggtggagTCTTGTGGGACCTGGGGAGGCAGGGTGCCCAGGACTCTCCTTATGCTACTCTCATTTGCCTTAGGAGGCCTGGCTGAGCAGCACCTCCCTGCAGACAGCCTTTCAGGCCAACCACAGCACCAAACTGGGCCCTGGGGAGGGCAGCAAGGCCAAGAGGCGGGCGCTGATGCTCCACtcagaccccagcattttgggtAAGCATGGGGGTGTTGGGGAGCTCTGCTTTCCCTGTGCTGTCTGGCCATAGGACCTGGGAACTCACCCTCACTTCTCCCCTGGCTTCAGGGTACTCCCTGCACGGCCCTTCTGGTGAGATCGAGAGCGTGGATGACTACTGACCAGCCTGTCCCACCAGCCCCCTGGGCTTTAGGCTTGGGTGATGGCAGCGGTGGCATGGACCCTCGGGTCTCCAGCCTGCAGGCTCCCAACAAGGAGCAGAGGAGGAAGCAAGTGGGGCAGGGTCCCCAGCACTTGTTACAAACCACACGATGCACCTTAACTCACCCACCACGAG from the Arvicola amphibius chromosome 10, mArvAmp1.2, whole genome shotgun sequence genome contains:
- the Gigyf1 gene encoding GRB10-interacting GYF protein 1 isoform X3, giving the protein MAAETLNFGPEWLRALSSGGSVTSPPPSPAMPKYKLADYRYGREEMLALYVKENKVPEELQDKEFAAVLQEEPLQPLALEPLTEEEQRNFSLSVNSVAVLRLMGKGAGPPLAATSRGRGSTRSRGRGRGDSCFYQRSIEEGDGAFGRNPREIQRSQSWDDRGERRFEKSARRDGARSGFEEGGAGPRKEHARSDSENWRSLREEQEEDGSWRLGAGPRRDSDRWRSTSPDGGPRSAGWREHGERRRKFDFDLRGDRGGCGEEDGRVGGGSSHLRRCRGLDGFEDDKDGLPEWCLDDEDEEMGTFDASGAFLPLKKGPKEPIPEEQELDFQGLEEEEEEPSEGVDEEGPEAGGKEVTSLPPPEKPSSPSSLPALGPLWTTSEDGDEVVEKELPAAEGDEMRGLSLSPAVGSPPGPPGDLEDEEGLKHLQQEAEKLVASLQDSSLEEEQFTATMQTQGLRHSTAATALPLSHGAARKWFYKDPQGEIQGPFTTQEMAEWFQAGYFSMSLLVKRGCDEGFQPLGEVIKMWGRVPFAPGPSPPPLLGNMDQERLKKQQELAAAALYQQLQHQHFLQLVGSRQLPQCTTLREKAAMGDLTPPQQQQLTTFLQQLQALKTPRGGDQNLLPTMSRSLSVPDSGPLWDLHTSASSQSGGEASLWDIPINSSTQGPILEQLQLQHKFQERREVELRAKREEEERKRREEKRRQQQQEEQKRRQEEEELFRRKQVRQQELLLKLLQQQQATNVPVPPAPSSPPPLWAGLAKQGLSMKTLLELQMESERQLHKQPAPRDPLRAQAPNHRVQLGGLGTAPLNQWVSEAGPLWGGPDKSGGSNSGSLGLWEDTLKSGGNLARSLGLKNSRSSPSLSDSYSHLSGRPVRKKTEEEEKLLKLLQGIPRPQDGFTQWCEQMLHTLSTTGSLDVPMAVAILKEVESPYDVHDYIRSCLGDTLEAKEFAKQFLERRAKQKASQQRQQQQQQQEAWLSSTSLQTAFQANHSTKLGPGEGSKAKRRALMLHSDPSILGYSLHGPSGEIESVDDY